The following are from one region of the Macrobrachium nipponense isolate FS-2020 chromosome 21, ASM1510439v2, whole genome shotgun sequence genome:
- the LOC135197623 gene encoding uncharacterized protein LOC135197623, translated as MRTVELYVRLSASALICILRTDACTRPDPRTASGSCINFDNIQKLFERDDPAAFYNEACLFRGPDPPTLEDLAVISNDVFNGRVPHYIQDNSYLVLDKFVGNSSTLDGSFHSKRGVTYGIFKTDVDTGTYSSIDFQTQNGKESDRASATGTAFFTYVRYTIGKKSIIFQSTTLGILLKNMTNGQLTPYGNYTGVSQGTANSFSDLTTRATVSSYGILNTADFASKNILHGQGRYDPRYSGNVKLDIYSVTGGTNATVSIKISNRPGMHNYQMSISASLQNPDKRDSFLALHEGSFIRDLSDSFGESNLARIFSMARSGEDIYLP; from the exons ATCCTCGGACAGCATCTGGATCCTGCATAAACTTCGATAACATACAAAAACTATTCGAG AGAGATGACCCAGCAGCATTTTATAATGAAGCTTGTTTGTTCCGAGGGCCAGACCCGCCAACCTTAGAG GACCTAGCGGTTATATCCAATGATGTGTTTAACGGAAGAGTTCCACATTACATCCAAGACAACAGTTACCTTGTACTTGATAAATTTGTCGGAAATTCCTCCACACTGGATGGTTCTTTCCATTCTAAAAGGGGCGTGACTTACGGAATTTTCAAGACTGATGTGGATACAGGAACCTATTCTTCAATTGACTTCCAAACCCAGAATGGCAAGGAAAGTGATCGTGCTTCAGCAACAGGGACTGCCTTTTTTACTTATGTGCGTTATACTATAGGAAAGAAatccatcattttccaatctaCAACACTGGGAATCCTGCTGAAAAATATGACGAATGGTCAACTGACTCCATATGGCAACTACACAGGCGTCTCACAAGGCACCGCCAACAGCTTTTCAGACCTGACGACCAGAGCGACGGTTAGTTCATACGGCATTCTGAACACGGCCGATTTTGCCTCTAAGAACATACTCCATGGACAAGGAAGGTATGACCCCAGATATTCTGGGAATGTGAAACTGGATATATATTCAGTGACGGGAGGTACCAATGCCACTGTAAGCATAAAGATTAGCAATCGCCCGGGAATGCATAATTACCAGATGTCTATTAGTGCTTCTTTGCAAAATCCTGATAAGCGAGACAGCTTTTTGGCTCTTCACGAAGGATCGTTCATTAGAGACTTGTCAGACTCATTCGGTGAAAGTAACCTGGCCAGAATCTTCTCTATGGCCCGTTCAGGAGAAGACATTTACCTTCCTTGA